A single Lactuca sativa cultivar Salinas chromosome 8, Lsat_Salinas_v11, whole genome shotgun sequence DNA region contains:
- the LOC111911207 gene encoding VQ motif-containing protein 8, chloroplastic, whose translation MSPRRFLEGDHKQQVKSGVAINGPRPTPLKLKQESHTIQKQQQQIRKPVIIYTYSPEVIHTKPHDFMALVQKLTGHSGSKDQERRSKTVKKDGYDRKDNEISNDFGVTHEKSTIMKAKSPMFNAPLNPYMADIPLFTPNSSDYFCSPRPLFRFTDMVSSSPNISTSLSPSSLVELMKILPEY comes from the coding sequence ATGAGCCCTAGAAGGTTTCTTGAAGGTGATCACAAACAACAGGTGAAAAGTGGAGTGGCGATCAATGGTCCACGACCGACGCCATTAAAGCTCAAACAAGAATCACACACCATTCAAAAACAACAGCAGCAGATCAGAAAGCCGGTCATAATCTACACTTATTCTCCTGAAGTTATCCATACCAAACCTCATGATTTCATGGCTCTTGTTCAGAAGCTCACGGGTCATTCTGGCTCTAAAGATCAAGAAAGAAGATCGAAAACCGTAAAGAAAGATGGATATGATCGAAAGGATAATGAAATTTCCAATGATTTTGGTGTCACACATGAGAAAAGTACGATTATGAAAGCCAAGAGTCCGATGTTTAATGCTCCTTTGAATCCTTACATGGCTGATATCCCCCTTTTTACACCAAATTCAAGTGATTACTTCTGCTCGCCTCGACCTTTATTTCGGTTCACTGATATGGTATCGTCGTCTCCAAATATTAGTACTTCATTATCGCCTAGTTCCCTAGTCGAGCTCATGAAAATACTTCCTGAATATTGA